The Glycine max cultivar Williams 82 chromosome 17, Glycine_max_v4.0, whole genome shotgun sequence genome contains the following window.
NNNNNNNNNNNNNNNNNNNNNNNNNNNNNNNNNNNNNNNNNNNNNNNNNNNNNNNNNNNNNNNNNNNNNNNNNNNNNNNNNNNNNNNNNNNNNNNNNNNNNNNNNNNNNNNNNNNNNNNNNNNNNNNNNNNNNNNNNNNNNNNNNNNNNNNNNNNNNNNNNNNNNNNNNNCCACACCCACACAACCCAAGCTGTAACCGTTTTCTGAAGCTTAAACGATAACATAAGGACAAAGGTAGTTCACCTTTTTTCTAAGATTCAAGGCTAGATCTAGGCTTTATCAGtgttggttttcaaaaaataacgGTGGATTTGAGAACTAGGGAAAAAAAGGAATTCAAAcatgtagtttttttaaaaaaggaggaGTTTCTTTTTCCGACGCGGCGGCGCCGCCACCCATGGCCGGCCAGCCACTGCGCCGGTAAACAGCTTCCGGCGGTGTGTGgttagagagagaagagagcttCTGAAGCGTTTCTTTAGAGAGAGGAAGAAATtggatttatgttattttagggTTTATTTTCGAATTTATACTGCTGCCATGACCAATACTATGGTGCACGCGGATCTCTGTGTCCCCATGGACCATCAGGGTTGAACCGTTAGATCCTAGATCTAACGGCCAATGTTATCCCCTGTTTTGATCAGATGCGTCTCACCTCTTGGTTTTTACtttgttcttcttctcttgTGACGTTTGATTAAGATCTAATGGCTAAGACTGTGCCTCCCCATGATCAAATCTGGACGCTTCGATCAATCTGACGATTCAGATTTGATCTGTTAAGCCCACTTTTTATTTTGAGCCCATTTCCTTTTTTCTGCTCCTTCTAGTATTTTACTTTCTGCACCcccttttcttctctattcttttttattacttttttatgtatcatatttactttatgcccttgcatttttttattttctttatttattttccagcaCCATATCTATTTTAcgtcttgcattttattttccagtatcatgtttatttttgtcttgcatttttattttgtttatttttattttatgcatcatatttactttatgtcttgcattttttttatttacttttagcatcatgtttattttatgttttgcatttttattttcttttattttatttccagcattatatttatctttatgtcttgcatttttcattttatttttagcatcatgtttattttatgtcttgcatttttattttcttttattttatttccagcattatatttatctttatgtcttgcattttttattttatttttagcatcatgtttattttatgtcttgcatttttattttcttttattttatttccagcattatatttatctttatgtcttgcattttttattttatttttagcatcatgattattttatgtcttgcatttttattttctttatttatttccagcattatatttatttttatgtcttgcattttattttctttatttattttatgcaccatatgtatttattgttttgtatttcatgcattttattatttcttctagcatatttattttaatgcatttgacatttttatttattattgtcaaTTAGAATGTATCTAGGtccaatgtaaataaaaataaaaatgagaatctGCACCGacactcacatttatttttatgttttccgccgtggacgatcatgtgatttgaacCGTATCCGAGGAAAAGGGCCCTCACTTGATCCAACGTCATTTTAAGGGATCCGGTGCGTTTAGACTTATCTCcgtataactaaaaaaaaaaaaaaaaaaaagaaaaaaaaaaagaaaagagagtcaaacaaaaaaaccaaaaaaacttTCCATAatcgaaatttcaaaaaaagggTCAATCTTTAtcctttctttcttaatcaaatctttaatcaacctttaatcaatctaacttttttttcaatttaaaatcaatcgaactcacttcttttatttcttctatgcCTTTTCGGCCTCTTATCTTGCCTAAACTCTTCTTTTTTTCGaactttaaaatcaatcaaaaccaaTCACTTGACTTTCTACCCCGAACTACATGATTTTGATCCCATTCGGGTATGTAGGCAAAAGACTTTGTCTttccaaatcaataaaaataacaaaaacatttcttttcctttccctCGAACCTATCTCTTTAATCTTTTCACACTTGAGCatttatttcaaaacaaataattaatttagcataaagataaaataagcaaGAGGTTCCTATAGAGTACTATAGACGTTTAGGGTGCTAGTACCTTCCCTTTGCGTAACCAACCCCCGGACCTTTGATCTctcaaaaatagggttttttcgagctttctcccttttcttcggaaaaataaaagatcggtGGTGATCTTAAATTGCGAGTCAATGCTAATCAATAGCTTGATATCCGAAAATCACCGCGACAAGCatgttatctcacaattcatcacatattcaatttatcacttaggcacaatttcataatctcaatataacaatttatcatgccAATCTAGCAAATCTTGTCCAAAGTACaaacaatttttacaaaaatgtttctctCAACATaaggagtaaaacccctcaaacaatttcacacaatcatatcaaaatcaatgaatcaaaatccTAGGTTAAAACACGAAAACACaaagagcactcaattttatcaaccaattcgcatcaggacatcaattggttcgtatttataatttaataaacattccaaaataaattttaatttgatcccctaaggatccttacacatgttcattctaacgcaaattgcgataaactcatcccttacctctaagcaggcTCACATGTGTAGTCCGACAATGATAACAGTGTCTCTAACAGTTCCCTAAGATTTCTTGAATTTTTCCCCAGTTTTCTCtattagggtttccaagcgttagagagaaggggAAGAGATTGTAGCCTCCATTTCACTGTCAACATGCGAGACTAATTTCTCTCTGTAAAACCATTTTTCGCAAACCTCAATGGTGAGAAACTGTGTGTATTTGAGTTACGAAGGTGGTGTTCCAATTTCACAAtcatccaacggttaacgagtccaggatcatagttttactgggacAGATTTGAGTGTATacaagaaaagagaaagctcaGTGCGAGGGACATTTCTTCCACCATAGACATTATCTTGAATATCTCAACGGTGGATCTGTatgaaaataagtttcaaacctcatgttaaaattttatgacaatccaacggttaacaagtccGAGTTTATCATTTTTACTGAAACAGATTTGAGTGTATGCAAGAAAAGAGAAGATTTTGGGACAGGGAGAAGAGAAAACGAATGTGAGAGAACAAAAAGTAGAGATACATCGTAAGTCTAAAAACTAACCTAATATGTCTTTATTTATATCTAGGGTCTCTTagcttattatttattctatttatttatttatttgttataaaaaagaactctatttttttctatcaaatgaataaatatttttttttctttcaaatcatttaattaataaatctatttctccttatttatccaattataaaaacttcattatttttttaaaattttatttatttttaaataaaaactttttttaatttattttataaaaaattggatGTTACATCCTACACGTTTTGTAATGCCTTGGGGTGTGTTGCTGCTAATGGTATTTTGGCACTCTATCCACCAATTGTATAGTTGAGGTATCTGCAGGGATAAAGAGGCAGAGGATTTTTCCCTTCAGAGccttcttttcttgttttcgATCGGTCGTGTCCCCCGTTAAAGTTACTAactaatctttttttcttttgactgATTCACTCCACAAATCCCTACTTTTAGGCACAACTAACCGACAAACTATGTTCTTTCCACATGTAGAAAACTCGTCGTTATTGTAAGTGTTATCTCGGTGCAAGTATATATAGCAAATGCAAAGGTCAAGGTGCATGGAtgctttatttcaaaatacacTATATATGTTTCCCAAAAACAATGATGCTTTgttgaataattttatgtatatatcTGATTAGTCCCTTATAGTCACTATCCTAAGACTGCCATGCTTTGTTAATAACTCATTTATCTTCTCTCGTTTTCTGATTTTTACTTTCAttgaattcaaaaaaataaaatcacccGAATAAAATTGGTTATTCCTATATAAACTTTCCCCCCGTGCTCTGTCATCACTAGTCATATACATATTCAGCccatataactatatatatggcCCTCTTTCCTCACTTTCCTATTGTAAATCCGCCAGACATGCAGAGATATTGTTGTTCCACTGTACGAATGAATAGTTGCATGTTCCTGACAGAACCTTAACCAAGACCAAACCAGAAATTTAACATCCTGCACCATGACAAAACAATCAACAGAATCCATATTAAATATCACACCATTTCGCTTCTTCCAAATGCAAAAAACATAACAGCTCCCCAAATAACTTTCCAAGTATGAATCTCCTTATTTGTCTTTCCAATACCCGAATGTGCCCAGAAGTGACCTTGTAACGAATAGGGGAAATCAAAAGCATAATTTGATGAAATCCAACTATAACATGCTTGCCATATTCTTTGAGCCAACTCACAATTTATGAATAAATGATATGCAGTTTCGGGGTGTTGGTTACACAGAGGGCATACCAAATCAGCTTCCTCCGTAACAATTCCTCTTTTCATCAAGTTCTCTTTCGTAGGTAATCTATCCTTCATAGATCTCCACTTAGAAGTTTGAATTCATTTATCTAAACAAAGTATTTagagaataaaagaaatttcaatccgagcaattcaaatttcatggtattttaaatttattgtaattttaatactTCTCATTCAGACATaacttaataaaagaaatatcaataataatttataattaattaactatggAAGTGTTTCTGCACACCTTAATTAAACAAAGTGGCGATTTTTTACGGTTACAAtaatacttaaaatatttaaaattaaaaaagtcttttacgatgaatattaaaaaaaattacccaatTTCTCTTGTAAGATTCCATCAATCTTAAAATTGATTGCGGGTTGCTCTACATTGATATGTTCCAATCAAAACGTCTTAAATTTTACAACAAATGAATGTCTAGATCGAAAGAATTGAGTGGATCAAGTTAAACTTGTGCTGCAAAAATGGATTTCTCCACATGGAAACTTGACATAATGCACATTCTCTTTCATTCTTAGTCAGAATGAAACAAACTTTTAATGTTGTTACTTGCATGGTAGAAGCAACCTGAATcacgtgaaataaaatatttgagctTAGATTGAAACAAAATGGATTTCGTATAATCTACaacattcaaatattttattctcaCACATGCTTCAacaaagttatttaattttcgACTATGttgatcaaaacaaaaaaggtaACAAAATTcctaatcaattaattttaagattcaCAAAATTGTAAAAGACAAATCAAGCACGGAAATTTTACGTTTTTCACAAAggagtttttaatttttctaatttttaaatattttaaatattattatagaaaTTGCCACTTTATTACTTGTGCAAAGACCTGTCCCGACTCATAAGTATTGTTTTGTGGCTATTTTCAACcgttattatgttaaaattactAACATTAATTCTAAACTAACAAAAGAACCTTAAAcctaatttaaaagataaatgatcaaattaaaataaacaaaaagataaaagattaaaagtgttatttagaagaaaaaatttacaataaacaatttttattaaatttgctTTCAAGAtacatctaaaaaaattaatataacaaataacGTAAAAGATTTTTACCACAGAATTGAATCGGATAACATTTGCATCatatttctttgaaaaacagATTCTCTTGTAAGAATCATTAAACatgatatgataaaattataataaacattcTCATAAACATAAATGAGCAAAAAATGAAGGAATGGGCTTTGAGCAAGAACCCATAACTTTATGTGTGTTTATGGGAAGGTAAACAATTGATGAGTACAAATTGCCACCCCAAGATGTTTTCCGATCCTTTGTGACTACAAGTCTTTTATatccaatttaattatttattttaattcttctgATCAGGGTGGAATGGGCGTATAAATGCAGAATTCATTTGCCAAACATTGAGTGAGGCTGTCACAGTGGCCTCAGTAGCATTGTTGAACAAGAACAACCTAGCAGCTCCATAGATTGCCTTTGTTGGATAAACCCGAGATGTCACAACCGTCCTTCCACCTTGAGCAAAGCTTTCAACAATAGAATGGTCCacctaaattataattaagattcATTAGCTAATGTGCATAAGATATGCACTTATTTGAGCAAGAAAACTAAAAGGGTCAGCTCAATTAATTACCAGTATCCGCAAGGAAAACTTTTCATCTTTAAGTACTGGAACAGCGCTGCCAACGATTTGCTTGCGAACATCATTTGCCTGAGAAGACCTACAAAAGCAATGTAACAATTTCAATATTGAATTTTGGTACAACCtaacacaaaattattttatgtctcTAATTAAGTTGATGGGTATAATATATAGTGTGTTTTGGATCCAAAAATATGGATAACTTTCAAGTTCAAAATTAATAGATAGTCCAATACCTTGATTGATCAGCGCAAAAGGAAGTCTTAAGATTTCCATTGCTCCCTTTAATGACATAAAAATACTGAGGAGTATACTCAAAAAGGCCCTCATCTGCCAAAACCAAAAGACCAAAAGGTCCTAAGGCACCACGTTGTTTAGATCCACCACTGTTGCCACACGTGTACTCCTCGTTGGATTCAGGTGTTTTCTCAAGGGTTTCCTTGTCTATCTCAAACTCGGCAACAATGTCCAACTGTTGCATTGGTAGATAAAATGTAATGTAATTTAACTTCACATTTTTATTCATGTCTAGCTAAATGTCTACAACTTTAGAAACTTGATATCATGAACACAAACCTGTGTGGCTGTTTCAATATCTATTGACACGACTGACCCTGGTTTAGCCTTCAAATTTTTGAATTCATCACTTCTCAATCTCAAACTCTCCACCTCAGCAACAGGCCACTGAAGCAAGTTGCTGCCAGTCTTCCTATCAAGCTCCACAGTTCTAGGAATACTCTGTACAatcaaaatttaacaattatgttactaatattaataatagagTCAGAAAACACATTtactcattaaaaataaaaagaaaaggaagtttATTAGAGTTGTCATTCAATGGAAAATTGTGATGTATCGTAAGTTATTGACCTTACGATAATTGTCCTAAAAATCATACATATAACATGATTTTTGATTgattaacaatataattttttttaaatgggtgtataaaaattaaactcttatattatatataaatatacctGAACTGAAGCCCAACCTTTGGCTACATCAGCATATTCACTGTCAGACTCTCCAATCCAACCCCACAAAAGTCTCCTCTCCTTATTCTGATCATAAAACGTCTTGGATGCATAGAATATCCCGTAGTCATACCTTAATCCAACACCAACATCATTCTTAGCATCATCTGGTGTGAACAAGACACTCTTCTCATCATAAGTCCCAATTGCATAGTAATCATGTCTATCATCATCCAGGCTCACCTTCATCACATGCTTCACCTCATCCCCATTAACAGATGTATCCAATCCATTCTCATTCTTCTTGGACACAGGGAAGAAGTCCACACACTCCCACATGCCGGTGCCATCGACAGCGCGAAGCAAACCCTCCTTGAGCTCATAGCTCTTGAAGTCCTCAGTGTCATAAACCAATGCAATGCCTGTTTTGTTGAGCTTGGATCCTATGGTGATTCGCCACTTCCCTTCGGAGGTGAGCCACGCGGTTGTCGGGTCGCGAAAGTCCTTAGTACCAATGCCTGGTGGTGGCACCAAAACGGGGTTTCCAGGGTATTTGATCCAATCCACAAGGAGAGGGTCAGAGGGGTCTGCAGGGTATGCAAGGTTTTGAACCTGCACTGACTCGTTGGTGGAACCCGTGTATAACATGATGATTTCACCGTTTGGTAAGATCGTGGCTGAGCCTGTCCACACACCTTGCATGTCATACCATTGATCAGCCACCATTGCTAGTGGAAGGTGAAGCCAGTGGATCATGTCCCTTGACACTGCGTGTCCCCAAACTATGTCACCCCAAACTGCACCGTTCGGGTTGTATTGGTAGAAGAAGTGATACCATCCCTTGTAGTACATAGGACCTGAAATGAATGCATAAATTGTAGCAACCATGTCAAGAAGGTTCTCACTTCTCAGTAATTATTGTGGATCCAAACtattacaaattatataattgaacAAAAGAAGTTCAAAGTTATGTTTGGATTTTGATGGAAAGAGATTACATAAAGttgaattagaattttttttgcttaaattaTCTAAAATGAAAGGAATGACTAGAAAAAGATTTCTTGCACAAGGGTGACAGCAAAATCAGAATTTATAATTTCATGTATATTACTCAAACTctactactatatatatatatatatatatgctaaagCTAGTGGGTATAGAAagagataaaatgaaattagattttttttttaaataattaaaatgaaaagaaatgaaactaaatttaatAGGATGAATTCTATTTTATTCCACTAACTatcctttttcttctcctaaaattaaaggagtgagataaaatatgtttcatttatttattctattataaaaatactttaacataaaataattatttacttttatttcatttcattttacttCCTGTATCTTATGTcatcttatttcattttatgcTATTCAACTCgattaaaatattc
Protein-coding sequences here:
- the LOC100799487 gene encoding acid beta-fructofuranosidase, producing the protein MDHRKPLLPTSSDDAPNPRTRKDLVLMICGLFLLSSLVAFGGYRASNAPHADVSSPASNDEQPSPTSVPSPKWYPVSRGVSSGVSEKSSSMLFAVKDGASEAFPWDNSMLSWQRTAFHFQPEKNWMNDPNGPMYYKGWYHFFYQYNPNGAVWGDIVWGHAVSRDMIHWLHLPLAMVADQWYDMQGVWTGSATILPNGEIIMLYTGSTNESVQVQNLAYPADPSDPLLVDWIKYPGNPVLVPPPGIGTKDFRDPTTAWLTSEGKWRITIGSKLNKTGIALVYDTEDFKSYELKEGLLRAVDGTGMWECVDFFPVSKKNENGLDTSVNGDEVKHVMKVSLDDDRHDYYAIGTYDEKSVLFTPDDAKNDVGVGLRYDYGIFYASKTFYDQNKERRLLWGWIGESDSEYADVAKGWASVQSIPRTVELDRKTGSNLLQWPVAEVESLRLRSDEFKNLKAKPGSVVSIDIETATQLDIVAEFEIDKETLEKTPESNEEYTCGNSGGSKQRGALGPFGLLVLADEGLFEYTPQYFYVIKGSNGNLKTSFCADQSRSSQANDVRKQIVGSAVPVLKDEKFSLRILVDHSIVESFAQGGRTVVTSRVYPTKAIYGAARLFLFNNATEATVTASLNVWQMNSAFIRPFHPDQKN